Proteins co-encoded in one Salarias fasciatus chromosome 4, fSalaFa1.1, whole genome shotgun sequence genomic window:
- the LOC115386640 gene encoding uncharacterized protein LOC115386640: MAEPGRTVRVSGLPTDIEDDKLKDQLLIHFLRARNGGGEIDSVIIVKATPASALITFEDSRVAQSVIHHGQHTLDINGKKYQLAVAEHHERLDPDQVVPQLSATVRYRQLPGGIMAVTNVCKNHRDIDVNYVATEDSCILSGAYSKVQAILSQLLGHQQSSEAAGSKTTSEAASGVSKQQKPPPPDPERQRTKPNKHKEKNHMDKPPVEHNSSSDTDLPPDGYDWKDTGQTGSAAEPSTSVEDFSLILDADMYQYLKKNCQEELQSILTQYDVDVADTTTQGVTTLFLHAAADGKKRLGVNEQERLKMAKNKIGAFYQEKESKIRRAQVPKDILPSRTQMTGELKELDSIK, translated from the exons ATGGCGGAGCCGGGCAGGACTGTGAGAGTGAGCGGTCTGCCCACAGACATCGAGGATGACAAGCTGAAAGACCAGCTACTCATCCACTTCCTCAGAGCCAGGAATGGAGGAGGGGAAATCGACTCTGTCATCATTGTCAAGGCGACGCCTGCTTCTGCCCTCATCACCTTTGAGGACAGCAGAG TGGCACAAAGCGTTATTCATCATGGCCAGCACACTCTGGACATCAATGGAAAGAAGTATCAGCTCGCTGTGGCAGAGCACCACGAAAGGCTGGATCCAGATCAG GTCGTCCCTCAGTTGTCGGCTACTGTTCGGTACAGACAGCTTCCTGGGGGAATCATGGCTGTGACAAACGTTTGCAAGAACCACCGTGATATTGACGTAAACTATGTTGCGACTGAAGACTCCTGCATCTTATCTGGTGCCTACTCCAAAGTGCAGGCCATCTTGTCACAACTACTTGGACATCAACAAAGCTCGGAAGCAGCGGGAAGTAAAACCACAAGCGAAGCTGCTTCAGGGGTTTCGAAGCAGCAGAAGCCTCCTCCACCGGACCCAGAGCGTCAGCGGACAAAACCAAAtaagcacaaagaaaaaaatcacatggaCAAACCACCTGTTGAACATAACTCAAGTTCAGACACAGACCTGCCACCTGATGGTTATGACTGGAAGGACACTGgccagacaggaagtgcagctGAGCCTTCCACATCAGTAGAGGACTTCTCGCTCATTTTAGATGCAGACATGTACCAGTATTTGAAGAAAAACTGTCAGGAAGAACTCCAGAGTATACTCACTCAGTATGATGTGGATGTGGCGGATACGACGACCCAGGGAGTGACCACACTCTTTCTGCATGCCGCAGCAGACGGGAAGAAGAGGCTGGGCGTCAATGAGCAGGAACGATTAAAGATGGCTAAAAACAAGATAGGTGCGTTTTACCAGGAGAAGGAGAGTAAGATACGGCGAGCTCAGGTCCCGAAGGATATCCTGCCCTCTAGG ACGCAGATGACAGgagagctgaaggagctggacagTATAAAATAG
- the LOC115386553 gene encoding uncharacterized protein LOC115386553 encodes MLGHDVLSDSPKISGEAVSRAAAQNTGGDILFKGEYALPSFASLSSKTSLNPEVMDVRPRTSTSPVSTAQTSWSGSAEISPAGSGATLKRANSFSGVSQKKAQVTDHRSEESPSKSSVRPRRSSSFSSQTQKVQTAELTVYSVIWQHIKEAYKPLIDDLTSDVQMTERPLEGNRDVTLSIRGATSSKVESCQQALQRLIDSVNLDFSVQELSLSELGIAEPTDETLLACFLEIRSRFKKVTIQTFKDKMYFLGPVKMCTQVCASLRKVFSGDLRQSSAQYHSYSLSTSQENVLPSVQNNKDQNTSPYLNAMSQAIPESKMGKANGTYQNEEWQTTYSNDFCDKGPVNGFISPSSVKKDHVIKEKVKITDTGGKDWKKTNYSSENYSSLNVVKSATPWVETEGAVYTTQVDHVGREPANNQSPREECRSGQEGSAALCLLCEANLPSVKTKCGVAMCSKCQKSKHNKCRVCNETEHKLEQKPPGIHGHMSQSKLSISLPGYNKFSTIKITYHIPDGIQGEGHPFPGKPFQGGVFEAFLPDSKDTRKLLPRLERAFRRGLTFTVTGKDAEARINWDCIPHKTSVQGGKSKNGYPDATYLKRLSEVLTQQGIEE; translated from the exons ATGTTAGGGCACGACGTACTGTCAGATTCACCGAAGATTTCTGGTGAGGCGGTCTCAAGAGCAGCGGCCCAAAACACTGGAGGGGATATTTTGTTCAAAGGAGAGTATGCTCTGCCTTCATTTGCATCTCTGTCCAGTAAAACCTCTTTAAACCCAGAGGTGATGGATGTCCGACCGAGGACCTCAACCTCCCCCGTCAGCACTGCTCAGACCAGCTGGTCAGGGAGTGCTGAGATTTCACCTGCTGGGTCTGGAGCCACCTTGAAACGGGCCAACAGTTTCTCTGGAGTCTCCCAGAAGAAGGCTCAGGTCACGGATCACAGGAGCGAGGAGAGTCCCAGCAAATCCAGCGTCAGACCCAGAAGATCTTCCAGCTTCAGCAGCCAAACGCAGAAAGTTCAGACTGCAGAGCTCACAGTGTACTCGGTCATTTGGCAGCACATAAAAGAGGCATACAAACCCCTAATAGATGACCTGACCTCCGATGTGCAGATGACAGAGAGGCCCTTGGAGGGAAACAGAGATGTGACTCTCTCTATAAGAGGGGCCACCTCGTCTAAAGTGGAGTCCTGTCAGCAGGCTTTACAGAGGCTGATCGACTCAGTTAACTTGGATTTCTCCGTGCAGGAGCTGTCTCTTTCAGAGCTCGGCATTGCAGAACCAACAGATGAAACCCTGCTGGCTTGTTTTTTAGAGATTCGTAGCCGTTTCAAGAAGGTTACCATCCAGACATTTAAGgacaaaatgtattttcttggCCCAGTAAAAATGTGTACTCAAGTGTGTGCTTCACTGCGCAAAGTCTTTTCTGGGGATTTGAGGCAATCGTCTGCGCAGTACCACAGCTACAGCCTTTCTACTTCTCAGGAAAACGTCCTTCCTTCTGTTCAGAACAACAAAGACCAAAATACTAGTCCTTACTTAAATGCTATGTCTCAGGCTATCCCGGAGAGCAAAATGGGCAAAGCTAATGGGACTTATCAGAATGAGGAGTGGCAAACAACCTACAGCAACGACTTCTGTGATAAAGGTCCTGTGAATGGATTCATTAGCCCATCATCCGTAAAAAAAGACCATGTGATTAAGGAGAAAGTGAAAATTACTGATACAGGTGGAAAGGATTGGAAGAAGACTAACTATTCATCTGAAAATTATTCAAGTTTGAATGTTGTCAAGTCAGCTACACCCTGGGTTGAAACAGAGGGAGCTGTTTACACCACCCAAGTGGACCATGTAGGGCGAGAACCGGCAAACAACCAGAGCCCCAGAGAGGAATGCCGGTCAGGTCAGGAGGGCTCGGCGGCACTCTGTCTCTTGTGTGAGGCAAATCTACCgtcagtgaaaacaaagtgtgGCGTCGCCATGTGCTCCAAGTGCCAGAAATCCAAGCACAATAAGTGCAGAGTTTGTAACGAGACGGAGCACAAGCTGGAGCAGAAACCACCTGGAATTCACGGCCACATGAGCCAAAGCAAACTATCCATCAGCTTACCTGGTTACAACAAGTTCTCCACCATCAAGATCACATACCACATCCCGGATGGCATCCAAGGG GAGGGTCACCCATTTCCTGGAAAGCCGTTTCAGGGAGGCGTATTCGAAGCCTTCCTTCCTGACTCCAAGGACACGAGGAAGCTGCTGCCCAGGCTGGAGAGAGCCTTCAGGCGGGGACTCACCTTCACCGTGACGGGCAAAGACGCCGAGGCCAGGATCAACTGGGACTGCATCCCGCACAAGACCAGCGTGCAGGGCGGCAAATCGAA gAACGGTTATCCAGATGCCACTTACTTGAAGCGCTTGTCCGAGGTCTTGACCCAGCAAGGGATCGAGGAATGA